One genomic window of Panicum hallii strain FIL2 chromosome 6, PHallii_v3.1, whole genome shotgun sequence includes the following:
- the LOC112898372 gene encoding serine-threonine kinase receptor-associated protein-like has protein sequence MGHRFQPPRRRNPLPGHVVVVVFIQLPAKEELEIFTVDSNPMLRNGETGDWIGTFQGHKGAVWSACLDTNALRAASGSADFSAKIWDALTGDVLHSFEHKHIVCACAFSEDTHMLLTGGFEKILRIYDLNRLDAAPSEIEKSPGSVRTVTWLHSDQTILSSCTDMGGVRLGFLEILFELFSSALHSHSLCEHSQRSFWPKRFYKCKGMADACGRGVREELDDSFRHPTKSLQQGPLVCFAFFR, from the exons ATGGGCCATCGATTCCAGCCTCCGAGGAGGAGAAATCCCCTCCCAGGAcatgtcgtcgtcgtcgtcttcatcCAGCTCCCCGCCAAGGAAGAGCTGGAGATCTTCACCgtcg ACTCAAATCCAATGCTTCGCAATGGAGAGACCGGAGATTGGATTGGGACATTTCAAGGCCACAAAGGTGCTGTTTGGAGCGCTTGTCTTGACACCAATGCTCTGCGTGCTGCCTCTGGTTCCGCTGACTTTTCAGC AAAAATATGGGATGCGCTGACAGGCGATGTGCTCCACTCCTTCGAACACAAGCACATTGTCTGTGCATGTGCTTTTTCTGAG GATACCCACATGTTGCTTACTGGAGGTTTTGAGAAGATTTTGCGCATATATGATTTGAACCGTCTGGATGCAGCTCCAAGTGAAATTGAGAAATCACCTGGTTCTGTCAGAACTGTCACTTGGCTTCATAGTGACCAAACTATACTAAGTTCCTGCACGGATATGGGTGGTGTGCG gttgggcttcttggagatACTTTTTGAACTGTTCTCCAGTGCACTCCATAGCCACTCCCTGTGCGAACATTCCCAGCGGAGCTTCTGGCCAAAAAGATTTTACAAATGCAAGGGCATGGCTGACGCATGCGGCCGGGGCGTCcgtgaggaacttgacgactcTTTCCGCCACCCcacgaagtcgctccagcaggggccgcttgtctgcttcgccttcttccgctAG